The region ttatcgaagatcgacaaaggacattttaaacataccaaagaagtagttattgatcccttagctggggtctcaacaatcaattcaccatccaaagcggacaattttaaacccagtcttcgagcacagttagcagaaataaaacagtgtgtagcaccggtatcaataatagtaattaaaggagtaccatttatgaaacatgtacctcggataagtctgtcctcactggaggtttgagttccggtcaatgcgaacacctttccagtttgagatttctttggcttctgacactgacttccaatatgcccttcttcgccacaattaaaacaaatcatttccttgtgcttgcaatcagctattgcatggccagtcttaccacagcgaaaacacctctttacttcagcagtgcatacattactcttatgaccagcctgaccacatttgaagcaaactataccagcaggagcacctcccctactagtcctctgagccggagcagctccttgtttcccttttcccactggagcatcatacggcttgccacggttttgatgttgcttgcccctgcggtcactgacaatcttgtaatgagcattattgtcttcttcaaatatcctgcagctatcaaccaattcagtaaaaatgcgtatcttctgatacccaacagccttcttaatttcagagcgcagtccgttttcaaacttgatgcactttgaaaattcagcatcagcaccagtgtaatgaggataaaatttggacaactccacaaattttgcagcataatcagtgacagacatgtttccttgcttcagctcaaggaactcaatttctttcttaccacggacatcttccggataatactttctcatgaattccctacggaatacatcccaagtaatgacttcacctgccacggtcaacctctcgtgagtctctagccaccagtcatcagcttcgactgctagcatgtgagtaccataccgaaccttctgagctggagtgcaatccataacacggaagattctctcgatctctttcaaccatcccaaggctgcatctggatcatgcttccctttaaacaccggcggattctctctttgaaaattcgccaagctacgtgatccagcatctccaccagcatttggcaagttctgcacagcttgtgccatcgcttgcattgcggcagccattgcagcgtcattccttccagccatttcaacttatcactacaacacaacttaaaagttagattagtaacaatacccgattgttagacagtaacgacacgacaactgaccggacagaccgacctgctctgataccactaatgtaacaccccatTTTCTACCCACGAGTTATAACAACAAAATCAGAGTCGTAAAATTTTCTATAAATGGAATATTACATGTTCAACTTTAAACAATTCCCACTTTAAGGAATCATAGCAATATGTAACACTTTTCTTAATTCGACAAAATAATGTCATTCACTCCAATAATTCAACTTCATAAAATCTTACGCAGCGGATTCATAAAAAATTCTTATCATCTTTACGCAACATAAATACGACGTAACTTAAAGAGTAAACAACTATAATCCTTCaaacaatttaaattttagtaacAATTAAAAGATCTACAAAGCAGACACGCGACAATCCCCCGAGTGCTACGTATCAGAGCGACTGACCACTGACCCGACTAACGGTAACCGGCTACTTCTCAGGATTACCTGCACGTTGTCACATAAGGACAACATTCAACAGAAGGGGTGAGTTACAATAATCATAACCAGTATATGAAAACAATACAGTAATTAAGAATCGTACACAAACACCACTTCTCAATTAATTAAATACCCATACAATGAAACAAcaaaaatgcaactctaatgagactcgactcgtcatgcatgtggtaccattcggagtaaaactcccaacttaaaatttgccgatttaacgaggcatcaaggcttaagccttcaactttcaacttttgccaatccaggccaacgtggtgtgagcaaagctccgacttaatgcatatgaatttacatgacatacacgactttaaaattccgacaacataataataatagcaacacaacaatgttttcaacataatcaacttataatcaactttggctcaccaagcttacaactcagtatctttaacaactttccgtacacagaatacttaacaactcagtcatacttgtatcgacattcataacataaacccaacaaaattactcatcaaaattaactaTAATATTACCCGACTCACCCCGACGAACTTCATTAAATTCTGAGCAATTCGATTTTTTTTCgcttttccaacagtgttaaccggttaacgccctgggttaaccggttaacgcaacacagaacacgctttctggcaaaactcaacagtgttaaccggttaacgccctgggttaaccggttaacgcaagcagaacaacaattttcacaactcacaacagtgttaaccggttaacaccctgggttaaccggttaacgcaagacagaaagctgttcctgcgctaacacgaagcagaatgcagaattctccgcattttccgccgttggaggactttcggacctccgattccgattccgtaaaaagctatacgttcggaaatcactacccatccaattacagattcaattacagcttttacatagtttattcatcacaatttttcagcactcatcatcccaattagggtcaattcgacggtttatcactacccattacatgttaacccataatacccattaaacggcgataaacccccttaccttATTATTTTTGGATCGAAGGTTGCTCTAAGAATCGGATTCCGGAAGTTTTCTTCTCCTTCCCTCTCGTTCGTACCACAGTTCTCAATTTCCTCTTCTGCTAACTTCTCTCCACTActgtttcttttttttttctatcccttcttttattttctctttattAAATTAACTAAATATCCTAATCTCTAATGGCCTAATATAACACCTCTCATTTTACTAAATAGCACACAATGATAAGCCCACTTACTCAAATAACACCacaattatattattatttcttataATAATTTCTACGACTTTCGACTAATTTCCGACTAACCACAATAATTACgtaaatattaaaaaaataacaaataattaTTTTTGGGCGTTACATTAACTGCTCGGGGGAACCAttaatgctccacacttaggaCTTGCTGTTTTTGAAACGCCGTCgatatttctttttaattgctttaaaattcttgcttttatatgtttatgaaaatgattttgattaaaaaaatttaattcaaaaacgatcataataaaatttaaaactatttgggtgaagtaaataagagtggaacaattggataaaagctcacatttatttaatagaatggtagtctgtaaatgacaagactccatagatctttacaaagttgaaaatggtaatttacatggaaaagggttacacTGAATACAATTGAccattaatccttctaccaactcttgatatccactgtgcttttggccgcTATTGGGGATGATGAACTGACGTCAAaccttgtgctcaacaaagtttctccAAAAATTGATGATCAGCtaaatgcagttacttgccataatccctaaatCTTTCATAAGTttccccagggtggggtactcaacttatcgggagaattctttctattttatgtctctaatttttgcctggatcgtcctttcgggttttcaatccaccgagacgctcttttttgccaaagtcgccctttcgggttttcaacttagcaagctattattttatttctttaggcgaagtatttcttgactgcatctgcatacacaggacgagtgaactcttcaccatccatagttgtaagaatcaatgcacctcctgaaaaggctctcttaacaacatatgggccttcataatcaggagtctatttgcccctagaatctggtttaaacgataaaatcttcttgagcacaaggtaACCTTCCCTGAATACCCGAGGTTTGAACttattatcaaaagctttcttcatcctttgctgatataactgaccatgacacatggcagacaatctcttctcttcaattaaatttagctgatcaaatctggtctgacaccattcatcctcagccaacttggcttccatgagcacacacaatgaatggatctcaacctctacggggagcactgcttccatgccataaacaagagagaaaggggttgcccctgttgaagtgcggatggatgtacgatacccgtgcaaagcaaatgggagcatctcatgccaatccttgtacgtcacaaccatcttctgaataatcttcttgatgttcttattcgcaacttcaacagccccattcatcttgggtctgtagggagaagaattatgatgtgtaatcttgaagtctttacaaagagcttccaccatattattattcaagttcgatccattatcagtaatgatcttacttggcacaccataacaaaatataatctgattcttgataaaccttacaacaacctgcttggtcacattcacatatgatgccgcttcaacccattttatgaagtagtcaatttccaccaaaatgaaacgatgtccattcgaagatttaggctcaatcatgccaatcatatcaattccccacatggagaagggttatggggaggaaataacattcaacgGTGTCAGAGGAACgtgaatcttgtccgcataaatttgacacttgtggcatttcttcacaaacttgcaacaattagattccattgtcagccaatagtaacctgctcgcaacatcttcttcgcaattgcatgtccattggaatgagtaccaaaggaaccttcatggacttcagtcattaataggtatgcttcgtgtctatccacgcatctgagcaaaaccatatcgaagtttctcttgtacaaaacctctccattaaggtagaaatttccgtctaatctcctcaaagtcttcttatctttcacagatgccccagagggtaaatctgactttggaggaaacacttgatgtcgtaataccaaggtttttcatctttgatctcttcaacaaaAAACACATGAGCTGccctatcaagacgcatcacagtcaaattgggaacttcattctaatacttcactataatcattgatgctaacgttgcaagagcatctgccatccagttctcatctcgagggatatgatgaaattcaagtttggtaaagaaagttgaaatcctcctcgcataatctctatatggtatcaaaccgggttgactcgtctctcattcacctttgatctgattcaaaaccaaagttgaatctccaaagacatctaaatgcttgattatgagatcaatggcctcttcgagccccataagGCAAGCTTCGTATTCTTCCATGTTGTTcatacacttgaaagtcaatctagctgtaaagggaaaatgcgttccttgaggagtaataatcactgccccaatgccattaccatattgattaacagctccatcaaataccatgccccaacgggaactaggttttggcccttcttcaagcaatggttcatcacagtatttcattttcaagtacaagatctcttcatcaggaaagtcatactgcactgactgataatcttcaattggttggtgagccaaatggtcagccaagatactacctttgatcgctttctgagattggtattcaatatcatactctgacaatAACATCTACCGAAGGGCAttcctccctgttaaagcaggcttctcaaatatatacttgattggatccattttggatatcaaccaagtggtatgattcaacatatactgatgcATACGCTTAGCGGCCCAACCCAATGCccaacaagtcttttctagcatagagtacagagtctcacagtcggtgaacttcttactgaggtagtaaattgcaaattctttctttctagtctcatcttgttgaccaagaacacaacccatactatcttcaagcacagtcaaatacatgatcaatggtcttccttcaacaggtggggacaaaattggaggttcaagtagatattttttgatattgtcaaaagctttctggaaatcttcggtccaatcacaagattgatctttccaaagaagcttgaatataggcgcacatgtggcagtcatgtgtgaaatgaatcttgagatataattcaagcggccgagaaaacctctgacttgcttctcagttttgggcgcaggcatctcttgtattgctttgacattggcaggatcaacttcaatacccttctcgctgacaataaagcctaacaacttaccggaacgaacaccaaaagtacacttattgggattcaagcggagtttatacttcctcaaa is a window of Lathyrus oleraceus cultivar Zhongwan6 chromosome 6, CAAS_Psat_ZW6_1.0, whole genome shotgun sequence DNA encoding:
- the LOC127098577 gene encoding uncharacterized protein LOC127098577, with the translated sequence MAGRNDAAMAAAMQAMAQAVQNLPNAGGDAGSRSLANFQRENPPVFKGKHDPDAALGWLKEIERIFRVMDCTPAQKVRYGTHMLAVEADDWWLETHERLTVAGEVITWDVFRREFMRKYYPEDVRGKKEIEFLELKQGNMSVTDYAAKFVELSKFYPHYTGADAEFSKCIKFENEDNNAHYKIVSDRRGKQHQNRGKPYDAPVGKGKQGAAPAQRTSRGGAPAGIVCFKCGQAGHKSNVCTAEVKRCFRCGKTGHAIADCKHKEMICFNCGEEGHIGSQCQKPKKSQTGKVFALTGTQTSSEDRLIRGTCFINGTPLITIIDTGATHCFISANCARRLGLKLSALDGELIVETPAKGSITTSLVCLKCPLSIFDKDFYVDLVCLPLDGMDVILGMNWLEYNYVHINCHHKSVRFSTPEEEGVDLLPFRELRKLMK